GACCGCGGTCATGGCCGGGGGCGCCCTTGGCGGCATGCTGCGGGCACTGGCCACCAGGGCCGGCGCCAGACTCTGGGGAAACGCTCTGCCCTGGGGGACGCTGGCCGCCAACTACGCCGCGGCGCTGGCGCTGGGCGCCTTTGCCGGCGCCGTGGCCAGGGGCGGGGAGTTGGGTCTTGCCTGGGCGTTTGCCGCCACCGGGGTGCTGGGCGGGCTGTCCACGGTATCGTCGTTGGCCCTGCAGACGCTCGGGCTGTGGCAGCAGCCGCGGCGGGGGGCGGCCATCGCGTACCTGGCGCTGAGCGTTATCGGCGGCGTGGCGCTGGCCGCGGTCGGCCATGCGCTGACGGCGGTGGGAGGTAGCGGATGACGGCACTGCGGTTTTATCTGGCCGTTGCCTGGGGCAGCGCCCTGGGTGCCGGGCTGCGCTACCTGTTGGCACTTGCGGC
This DNA window, taken from Halomonas piscis, encodes the following:
- a CDS encoding fluoride efflux transporter FluC — translated: MSSITTLTAVMAGGALGGMLRALATRAGARLWGNALPWGTLAANYAAALALGAFAGAVARGGELGLAWAFAATGVLGGLSTVSSLALQTLGLWQQPRRGAAIAYLALSVIGGVALAAVGHALTAVGGSG